CATATTTTCTTGATTCATACGTAAGCTTACAATAACACCCATCTAATCTCAATTTCTATATCTATGTTATCGTTGACTTTAATACCATGTTCCAAACCGCTAACCTTCACCATGACATAACCATTTCTATTACCTCAACTCCAGAACAAGCCCCTAGTATTTCATACATAGGATGAGCAGCAACACTGCGGTCAATTCCCCTGGATTCCTCGGCTCAAGCAACATCAGTGGCTACAGTTATGGCATAGGAATCTCCATTGGAATCCTGTTGCTCATCATAACTATCACTCTAACTTCTTACTTCTGCACCAGAACACATGTCTCGTTTGCTGCAGCTACCAGGAACAGAAGATTCACTCCGAATGTTCTTCAACCAGACCACTCTGTAGTTGATGTCAGTTTGGATGAAGCCACCATTCTCAGTTATCCAACCCTTCTATACTCTGAAGCCAAGGCTCAGAAGCGTGATTCCACTGCAACATGTTGCTCCATTTGTTTGGcagattacaaggacactgatATGCTTCGCATGCTACCTGATTGTGGACACCA
This sequence is a window from Vigna angularis cultivar LongXiaoDou No.4 chromosome 2, ASM1680809v1, whole genome shotgun sequence. Protein-coding genes within it:
- the LOC108327589 gene encoding RING-H2 finger protein ATL70, with translation MSSNTAVNSPGFLGSSNISGYSYGIGISIGILLLIITITLTSYFCTRTHVSFAAATRNRRFTPNVLQPDHSVVDVSLDEATILSYPTLLYSEAKAQKRDSTATCCSICLADYKDTDMLRMLPDCGHQFHLKCIDPWLRLHPTCPVCRTSPIPTPLSTPLAEVVPFAIIRDS